In the genome of Sphaeramia orbicularis chromosome 13, fSphaOr1.1, whole genome shotgun sequence, one region contains:
- the sh3bgr gene encoding SH3 domain-binding glutamic acid-rich protein isoform X41, with amino-acid sequence MVIKVFLASSSGSTAIKKKQQDVVGFLEALKVEYAQLDIACNEENRMWMRQNVPQEKKPANGIPLPPQIFNEESYCGDYDTFFDAKEDNSVYAFLGLPPPPGSKEAELADKAHILENGTHAEETNGEENLDDSIEVPVEERNGDAHGEEEQAAEEEEEEEGEGGEEEEVAEGETAEDDALEGETAGDAAEEAVEETDEQAHADEEEQGEEAE; translated from the exons ATGGTTATTAAAGTCTTCCTCGCCTCTTCGTCGGGATCCACTGCG ATCAAGAAGAAGCAGCAGGATGTGGTGGGCTTCTTGGAGGCTCTTAAGGTGGAGTACGCTCAGCTGGACATCGCCTGCAACGAGGAGAACCGCATGTGGATGAGGCAGAACGTCCCACAGGAGAAGAAGCCCGCCAATGGCATCCCCCTGCCCCCTCAGATCTTCAACGAAGAGAGCTACTGTGGG gACTATGACACATTTTTTGATGCCAAGGAAGACAACTCCGTGTATGCCTTCTTGGGACTCCCTCCTCCACCTGGGTCAAag GAAGCAGAGCTAGCTGACAAGGCCCACATTTTGGAAAACGGGACCCATGCTGAGGAAACTAACGGAGAGGAAAACCTTGATGATTCAATA GAGGTTCCTGTGGAGGAGCGTAATGGGGATGCACACGGAGAGGAGGAGCAGgcagctgaggaggaggaggaggaggaaggtgagggtggcgaggaggaggaggtagcAGAAGGAGAAACTGCAGAAGATGATGCCTTGGAAGGAGAAACAGCAGGAGACGCAGCGGAGGAGGCAGTGGAAGAAACAGACGAG CAGGCCCATGCAGATGAGGAAGAACAG GGAGAAGAGGCTGAGTAG
- the sh3bgr gene encoding SH3 domain-binding glutamic acid-rich protein isoform X23: MVIKVFLASSSGSTAIKKKQQDVVGFLEALKVEYAQLDIACNEENRMWMRQNVPQEKKPANGIPLPPQIFNEESYCGDYDTFFDAKEDNSVYAFLGLPPPPGSKEAELADKAHILENGTHAEETNGEENLDDSIEVPVEERNGDAHGEEEQAAEEEEEEEGEGGEEEEVAEGETAEDDALEGETAGDAAEEAVEETDEVTEDTQAHADEEEQEEADEDREEEDDEEETQGEEAE; encoded by the exons ATGGTTATTAAAGTCTTCCTCGCCTCTTCGTCGGGATCCACTGCG ATCAAGAAGAAGCAGCAGGATGTGGTGGGCTTCTTGGAGGCTCTTAAGGTGGAGTACGCTCAGCTGGACATCGCCTGCAACGAGGAGAACCGCATGTGGATGAGGCAGAACGTCCCACAGGAGAAGAAGCCCGCCAATGGCATCCCCCTGCCCCCTCAGATCTTCAACGAAGAGAGCTACTGTGGG gACTATGACACATTTTTTGATGCCAAGGAAGACAACTCCGTGTATGCCTTCTTGGGACTCCCTCCTCCACCTGGGTCAAag GAAGCAGAGCTAGCTGACAAGGCCCACATTTTGGAAAACGGGACCCATGCTGAGGAAACTAACGGAGAGGAAAACCTTGATGATTCAATA GAGGTTCCTGTGGAGGAGCGTAATGGGGATGCACACGGAGAGGAGGAGCAGgcagctgaggaggaggaggaggaggaaggtgagggtggcgaggaggaggaggtagcAGAAGGAGAAACTGCAGAAGATGATGCCTTGGAAGGAGAAACAGCAGGAGACGCAGCGGAGGAGGCAGTGGAAGAAACAGACGAGGTCACAGAAGACACA CAGGCCCATGCAGATGAGGAAGAACAG gaAGAAGCTGATGAGGACAGG gaagaagaagacgatgaGGAAGAAACACAG GGAGAAGAGGCTGAGTAG
- the sh3bgr gene encoding SH3 domain-binding glutamic acid-rich protein isoform X43: MVIKVFLASSSGSTAIKKKQQDVVGFLEALKVEYAQLDIACNEENRMWMRQNVPQEKKPANGIPLPPQIFNEESYCGDYDTFFDAKEDNSVYAFLGLPPPPGSKAHADEEEQEEADEDREEEDLQSEEEEELRQLEEEEEAEVQEEEEDDEEETQGEEAE, encoded by the exons ATGGTTATTAAAGTCTTCCTCGCCTCTTCGTCGGGATCCACTGCG ATCAAGAAGAAGCAGCAGGATGTGGTGGGCTTCTTGGAGGCTCTTAAGGTGGAGTACGCTCAGCTGGACATCGCCTGCAACGAGGAGAACCGCATGTGGATGAGGCAGAACGTCCCACAGGAGAAGAAGCCCGCCAATGGCATCCCCCTGCCCCCTCAGATCTTCAACGAAGAGAGCTACTGTGGG gACTATGACACATTTTTTGATGCCAAGGAAGACAACTCCGTGTATGCCTTCTTGGGACTCCCTCCTCCACCTGGGTCAAag GCCCATGCAGATGAGGAAGAACAG gaAGAAGCTGATGAGGACAGG GAGGAAGAGGATTTGCAGTCAGAG GAGGAAGAAGAACTACGGCAGCTTGAG GAAGAAGAAGAGGCTGAAGTACAAGAG gaagaagaagacgatgaGGAAGAAACACAG GGAGAAGAGGCTGAGTAG
- the sh3bgr gene encoding SH3 domain-binding glutamic acid-rich protein isoform X2, with product MVIKVFLASSSGSTAIKKKQQDVVGFLEALKVEYAQLDIACNEENRMWMRQNVPQEKKPANGIPLPPQIFNEESYCGDYDTFFDAKEDNSVYAFLGLPPPPGSKEAELADKAHILENGTHAEETNGEENLDDSIEVPVEERNGDAHGEEEQAAEEEEEEEGEGGEEEEVAEGETAEDDALEGETAGDAAEEAVEETDEVTEDTAHADEEEQEEADEDREEEDLQSEEEEELRQLEEEEEAEVQEEEEDDEEETQGEEAE from the exons ATGGTTATTAAAGTCTTCCTCGCCTCTTCGTCGGGATCCACTGCG ATCAAGAAGAAGCAGCAGGATGTGGTGGGCTTCTTGGAGGCTCTTAAGGTGGAGTACGCTCAGCTGGACATCGCCTGCAACGAGGAGAACCGCATGTGGATGAGGCAGAACGTCCCACAGGAGAAGAAGCCCGCCAATGGCATCCCCCTGCCCCCTCAGATCTTCAACGAAGAGAGCTACTGTGGG gACTATGACACATTTTTTGATGCCAAGGAAGACAACTCCGTGTATGCCTTCTTGGGACTCCCTCCTCCACCTGGGTCAAag GAAGCAGAGCTAGCTGACAAGGCCCACATTTTGGAAAACGGGACCCATGCTGAGGAAACTAACGGAGAGGAAAACCTTGATGATTCAATA GAGGTTCCTGTGGAGGAGCGTAATGGGGATGCACACGGAGAGGAGGAGCAGgcagctgaggaggaggaggaggaggaaggtgagggtggcgaggaggaggaggtagcAGAAGGAGAAACTGCAGAAGATGATGCCTTGGAAGGAGAAACAGCAGGAGACGCAGCGGAGGAGGCAGTGGAAGAAACAGACGAGGTCACAGAAGACACA GCCCATGCAGATGAGGAAGAACAG gaAGAAGCTGATGAGGACAGG GAGGAAGAGGATTTGCAGTCAGAG GAGGAAGAAGAACTACGGCAGCTTGAG GAAGAAGAAGAGGCTGAAGTACAAGAG gaagaagaagacgatgaGGAAGAAACACAG GGAGAAGAGGCTGAGTAG
- the sh3bgr gene encoding SH3 domain-binding glutamic acid-rich protein isoform X6 yields MVIKVFLASSSGSTAIKKKQQDVVGFLEALKVEYAQLDIACNEENRMWMRQNVPQEKKPANGIPLPPQIFNEESYCGDYDTFFDAKEDNSVYAFLGLPPPPGSKEAELADKAHILENGTHAEETNGEENLDDSIEVPVEERNGDAHGEEEQAAEEEEEEEGEGGEEEEVAEGETAEDDALEGETAGDAAEEAVEETDEVTEDTQAHADEEEQEEADEDREEEDLQSEEEEELRQLEEEEDDEEETQGEEAE; encoded by the exons ATGGTTATTAAAGTCTTCCTCGCCTCTTCGTCGGGATCCACTGCG ATCAAGAAGAAGCAGCAGGATGTGGTGGGCTTCTTGGAGGCTCTTAAGGTGGAGTACGCTCAGCTGGACATCGCCTGCAACGAGGAGAACCGCATGTGGATGAGGCAGAACGTCCCACAGGAGAAGAAGCCCGCCAATGGCATCCCCCTGCCCCCTCAGATCTTCAACGAAGAGAGCTACTGTGGG gACTATGACACATTTTTTGATGCCAAGGAAGACAACTCCGTGTATGCCTTCTTGGGACTCCCTCCTCCACCTGGGTCAAag GAAGCAGAGCTAGCTGACAAGGCCCACATTTTGGAAAACGGGACCCATGCTGAGGAAACTAACGGAGAGGAAAACCTTGATGATTCAATA GAGGTTCCTGTGGAGGAGCGTAATGGGGATGCACACGGAGAGGAGGAGCAGgcagctgaggaggaggaggaggaggaaggtgagggtggcgaggaggaggaggtagcAGAAGGAGAAACTGCAGAAGATGATGCCTTGGAAGGAGAAACAGCAGGAGACGCAGCGGAGGAGGCAGTGGAAGAAACAGACGAGGTCACAGAAGACACA CAGGCCCATGCAGATGAGGAAGAACAG gaAGAAGCTGATGAGGACAGG GAGGAAGAGGATTTGCAGTCAGAG GAGGAAGAAGAACTACGGCAGCTTGAG gaagaagaagacgatgaGGAAGAAACACAG GGAGAAGAGGCTGAGTAG
- the sh3bgr gene encoding SH3 domain-binding glutamic acid-rich protein isoform X15: MVIKVFLASSSGSTAIKKKQQDVVGFLEALKVEYAQLDIACNEENRMWMRQNVPQEKKPANGIPLPPQIFNEESYCGDYDTFFDAKEDNSVYAFLGLPPPPGSKEAELADKAHILENGTHAEETNGEENLDDSIEVPVEERNGDAHGEEEQAAEEEEEEEGEGGEEEEVAEGETAEDDALEGETAGDAAEEAVEETDEVTEDTQAHADEEEQEEADEDREEEELRQLEEEEDDEEETQGEEAE, encoded by the exons ATGGTTATTAAAGTCTTCCTCGCCTCTTCGTCGGGATCCACTGCG ATCAAGAAGAAGCAGCAGGATGTGGTGGGCTTCTTGGAGGCTCTTAAGGTGGAGTACGCTCAGCTGGACATCGCCTGCAACGAGGAGAACCGCATGTGGATGAGGCAGAACGTCCCACAGGAGAAGAAGCCCGCCAATGGCATCCCCCTGCCCCCTCAGATCTTCAACGAAGAGAGCTACTGTGGG gACTATGACACATTTTTTGATGCCAAGGAAGACAACTCCGTGTATGCCTTCTTGGGACTCCCTCCTCCACCTGGGTCAAag GAAGCAGAGCTAGCTGACAAGGCCCACATTTTGGAAAACGGGACCCATGCTGAGGAAACTAACGGAGAGGAAAACCTTGATGATTCAATA GAGGTTCCTGTGGAGGAGCGTAATGGGGATGCACACGGAGAGGAGGAGCAGgcagctgaggaggaggaggaggaggaaggtgagggtggcgaggaggaggaggtagcAGAAGGAGAAACTGCAGAAGATGATGCCTTGGAAGGAGAAACAGCAGGAGACGCAGCGGAGGAGGCAGTGGAAGAAACAGACGAGGTCACAGAAGACACA CAGGCCCATGCAGATGAGGAAGAACAG gaAGAAGCTGATGAGGACAGG GAGGAAGAAGAACTACGGCAGCTTGAG gaagaagaagacgatgaGGAAGAAACACAG GGAGAAGAGGCTGAGTAG
- the sh3bgr gene encoding SH3 domain-binding glutamic acid-rich protein isoform X13 has product MVIKVFLASSSGSTAIKKKQQDVVGFLEALKVEYAQLDIACNEENRMWMRQNVPQEKKPANGIPLPPQIFNEESYCGDYDTFFDAKEDNSVYAFLGLPPPPGSKEAELADKAHILENGTHAEETNGEENLDDSIEVPVEERNGDAHGEEEQAAEEEEEEEGEGGEEEEVAEGETAEDDALEGETAGDAAEEAVEETDEAHADEEEQEEADEDREEEDLQSEEEEEAEVQEEEEDDEEETQGEEAE; this is encoded by the exons ATGGTTATTAAAGTCTTCCTCGCCTCTTCGTCGGGATCCACTGCG ATCAAGAAGAAGCAGCAGGATGTGGTGGGCTTCTTGGAGGCTCTTAAGGTGGAGTACGCTCAGCTGGACATCGCCTGCAACGAGGAGAACCGCATGTGGATGAGGCAGAACGTCCCACAGGAGAAGAAGCCCGCCAATGGCATCCCCCTGCCCCCTCAGATCTTCAACGAAGAGAGCTACTGTGGG gACTATGACACATTTTTTGATGCCAAGGAAGACAACTCCGTGTATGCCTTCTTGGGACTCCCTCCTCCACCTGGGTCAAag GAAGCAGAGCTAGCTGACAAGGCCCACATTTTGGAAAACGGGACCCATGCTGAGGAAACTAACGGAGAGGAAAACCTTGATGATTCAATA GAGGTTCCTGTGGAGGAGCGTAATGGGGATGCACACGGAGAGGAGGAGCAGgcagctgaggaggaggaggaggaggaaggtgagggtggcgaggaggaggaggtagcAGAAGGAGAAACTGCAGAAGATGATGCCTTGGAAGGAGAAACAGCAGGAGACGCAGCGGAGGAGGCAGTGGAAGAAACAGACGAG GCCCATGCAGATGAGGAAGAACAG gaAGAAGCTGATGAGGACAGG GAGGAAGAGGATTTGCAGTCAGAG GAAGAAGAAGAGGCTGAAGTACAAGAG gaagaagaagacgatgaGGAAGAAACACAG GGAGAAGAGGCTGAGTAG
- the sh3bgr gene encoding SH3 domain-binding glutamic acid-rich protein isoform X35 codes for MVIKVFLASSSGSTAIKKKQQDVVGFLEALKVEYAQLDIACNEENRMWMRQNVPQEKKPANGIPLPPQIFNEESYCGDYDTFFDAKEDNSVYAFLGLPPPPGSKEAELADKAHILENGTHAEETNGEENLDDSIEVPVEERNGDAHGEEEQAAEEEEEEEGEGGEEEEVAEGETAEDDALEGETAGDAAEEAVEETDEAHADEEEQEEEDDEEETQGEEAE; via the exons ATGGTTATTAAAGTCTTCCTCGCCTCTTCGTCGGGATCCACTGCG ATCAAGAAGAAGCAGCAGGATGTGGTGGGCTTCTTGGAGGCTCTTAAGGTGGAGTACGCTCAGCTGGACATCGCCTGCAACGAGGAGAACCGCATGTGGATGAGGCAGAACGTCCCACAGGAGAAGAAGCCCGCCAATGGCATCCCCCTGCCCCCTCAGATCTTCAACGAAGAGAGCTACTGTGGG gACTATGACACATTTTTTGATGCCAAGGAAGACAACTCCGTGTATGCCTTCTTGGGACTCCCTCCTCCACCTGGGTCAAag GAAGCAGAGCTAGCTGACAAGGCCCACATTTTGGAAAACGGGACCCATGCTGAGGAAACTAACGGAGAGGAAAACCTTGATGATTCAATA GAGGTTCCTGTGGAGGAGCGTAATGGGGATGCACACGGAGAGGAGGAGCAGgcagctgaggaggaggaggaggaggaaggtgagggtggcgaggaggaggaggtagcAGAAGGAGAAACTGCAGAAGATGATGCCTTGGAAGGAGAAACAGCAGGAGACGCAGCGGAGGAGGCAGTGGAAGAAACAGACGAG GCCCATGCAGATGAGGAAGAACAG gaagaagaagacgatgaGGAAGAAACACAG GGAGAAGAGGCTGAGTAG
- the sh3bgr gene encoding SH3 domain-binding glutamic acid-rich protein isoform X8 — MVIKVFLASSSGSTAIKKKQQDVVGFLEALKVEYAQLDIACNEENRMWMRQNVPQEKKPANGIPLPPQIFNEESYCGDYDTFFDAKEDNSVYAFLGLPPPPGSKEAELADKAHILENGTHAEETNGEENLDDSIEVPVEERNGDAHGEEEQAAEEEEEEEGEGGEEEEVAEGETAEDDALEGETAGDAAEEAVEETDEVTEDTAHADEEEQEEADEDREEEDLQSEEEEELRQLEEEEDDEEETQGEEAE; from the exons ATGGTTATTAAAGTCTTCCTCGCCTCTTCGTCGGGATCCACTGCG ATCAAGAAGAAGCAGCAGGATGTGGTGGGCTTCTTGGAGGCTCTTAAGGTGGAGTACGCTCAGCTGGACATCGCCTGCAACGAGGAGAACCGCATGTGGATGAGGCAGAACGTCCCACAGGAGAAGAAGCCCGCCAATGGCATCCCCCTGCCCCCTCAGATCTTCAACGAAGAGAGCTACTGTGGG gACTATGACACATTTTTTGATGCCAAGGAAGACAACTCCGTGTATGCCTTCTTGGGACTCCCTCCTCCACCTGGGTCAAag GAAGCAGAGCTAGCTGACAAGGCCCACATTTTGGAAAACGGGACCCATGCTGAGGAAACTAACGGAGAGGAAAACCTTGATGATTCAATA GAGGTTCCTGTGGAGGAGCGTAATGGGGATGCACACGGAGAGGAGGAGCAGgcagctgaggaggaggaggaggaggaaggtgagggtggcgaggaggaggaggtagcAGAAGGAGAAACTGCAGAAGATGATGCCTTGGAAGGAGAAACAGCAGGAGACGCAGCGGAGGAGGCAGTGGAAGAAACAGACGAGGTCACAGAAGACACA GCCCATGCAGATGAGGAAGAACAG gaAGAAGCTGATGAGGACAGG GAGGAAGAGGATTTGCAGTCAGAG GAGGAAGAAGAACTACGGCAGCTTGAG gaagaagaagacgatgaGGAAGAAACACAG GGAGAAGAGGCTGAGTAG
- the sh3bgr gene encoding SH3 domain-binding glutamic acid-rich protein isoform X3, which yields MVIKVFLASSSGSTAIKKKQQDVVGFLEALKVEYAQLDIACNEENRMWMRQNVPQEKKPANGIPLPPQIFNEESYCGDYDTFFDAKEDNSVYAFLGLPPPPGSKEAELADKAHILENGTHAEETNGEENLDDSIEVPVEERNGDAHGEEEQAAEEEEEEEGEGGEEEEVAEGETAEDDALEGETAGDAAEEAVEETDEQAHADEEEQEEADEDREEEDLQSEEEEELRQLEEEEEAEVQEEEEDDEEETQGEEAE from the exons ATGGTTATTAAAGTCTTCCTCGCCTCTTCGTCGGGATCCACTGCG ATCAAGAAGAAGCAGCAGGATGTGGTGGGCTTCTTGGAGGCTCTTAAGGTGGAGTACGCTCAGCTGGACATCGCCTGCAACGAGGAGAACCGCATGTGGATGAGGCAGAACGTCCCACAGGAGAAGAAGCCCGCCAATGGCATCCCCCTGCCCCCTCAGATCTTCAACGAAGAGAGCTACTGTGGG gACTATGACACATTTTTTGATGCCAAGGAAGACAACTCCGTGTATGCCTTCTTGGGACTCCCTCCTCCACCTGGGTCAAag GAAGCAGAGCTAGCTGACAAGGCCCACATTTTGGAAAACGGGACCCATGCTGAGGAAACTAACGGAGAGGAAAACCTTGATGATTCAATA GAGGTTCCTGTGGAGGAGCGTAATGGGGATGCACACGGAGAGGAGGAGCAGgcagctgaggaggaggaggaggaggaaggtgagggtggcgaggaggaggaggtagcAGAAGGAGAAACTGCAGAAGATGATGCCTTGGAAGGAGAAACAGCAGGAGACGCAGCGGAGGAGGCAGTGGAAGAAACAGACGAG CAGGCCCATGCAGATGAGGAAGAACAG gaAGAAGCTGATGAGGACAGG GAGGAAGAGGATTTGCAGTCAGAG GAGGAAGAAGAACTACGGCAGCTTGAG GAAGAAGAAGAGGCTGAAGTACAAGAG gaagaagaagacgatgaGGAAGAAACACAG GGAGAAGAGGCTGAGTAG
- the sh3bgr gene encoding SH3 domain-binding glutamic acid-rich protein isoform X30, whose translation MVIKVFLASSSGSTAIKKKQQDVVGFLEALKVEYAQLDIACNEENRMWMRQNVPQEKKPANGIPLPPQIFNEESYCGDYDTFFDAKEDNSVYAFLGLPPPPGSKEAELADKAHILENGTHAEETNGEENLDDSIEVPVEERNGDAHGEEEQAAEEEEEEEGEGGEEEEVAEGETAEDDALEGETAGDAAEEAVEETDEVTEDTQAHADEEEQEEEDDEEETQGEEAE comes from the exons ATGGTTATTAAAGTCTTCCTCGCCTCTTCGTCGGGATCCACTGCG ATCAAGAAGAAGCAGCAGGATGTGGTGGGCTTCTTGGAGGCTCTTAAGGTGGAGTACGCTCAGCTGGACATCGCCTGCAACGAGGAGAACCGCATGTGGATGAGGCAGAACGTCCCACAGGAGAAGAAGCCCGCCAATGGCATCCCCCTGCCCCCTCAGATCTTCAACGAAGAGAGCTACTGTGGG gACTATGACACATTTTTTGATGCCAAGGAAGACAACTCCGTGTATGCCTTCTTGGGACTCCCTCCTCCACCTGGGTCAAag GAAGCAGAGCTAGCTGACAAGGCCCACATTTTGGAAAACGGGACCCATGCTGAGGAAACTAACGGAGAGGAAAACCTTGATGATTCAATA GAGGTTCCTGTGGAGGAGCGTAATGGGGATGCACACGGAGAGGAGGAGCAGgcagctgaggaggaggaggaggaggaaggtgagggtggcgaggaggaggaggtagcAGAAGGAGAAACTGCAGAAGATGATGCCTTGGAAGGAGAAACAGCAGGAGACGCAGCGGAGGAGGCAGTGGAAGAAACAGACGAGGTCACAGAAGACACA CAGGCCCATGCAGATGAGGAAGAACAG gaagaagaagacgatgaGGAAGAAACACAG GGAGAAGAGGCTGAGTAG
- the sh3bgr gene encoding SH3 domain-binding glutamic acid-rich protein isoform X28 codes for MVIKVFLASSSGSTAIKKKQQDVVGFLEALKVEYAQLDIACNEENRMWMRQNVPQEKKPANGIPLPPQIFNEESYCGDYDTFFDAKEDNSVYAFLGLPPPPGSKVPVEERNGDAHGEEEQAAEEEEEEEGEGGEEEEVAEGETAEDDALEGETAGDAAEEAVEETDEVTEDTQAHADEEEQEEADEDREEEDLQSEEEEELRQLEEEEEAEVQEEEEDDEEETQGEEAE; via the exons ATGGTTATTAAAGTCTTCCTCGCCTCTTCGTCGGGATCCACTGCG ATCAAGAAGAAGCAGCAGGATGTGGTGGGCTTCTTGGAGGCTCTTAAGGTGGAGTACGCTCAGCTGGACATCGCCTGCAACGAGGAGAACCGCATGTGGATGAGGCAGAACGTCCCACAGGAGAAGAAGCCCGCCAATGGCATCCCCCTGCCCCCTCAGATCTTCAACGAAGAGAGCTACTGTGGG gACTATGACACATTTTTTGATGCCAAGGAAGACAACTCCGTGTATGCCTTCTTGGGACTCCCTCCTCCACCTGGGTCAAag GTTCCTGTGGAGGAGCGTAATGGGGATGCACACGGAGAGGAGGAGCAGgcagctgaggaggaggaggaggaggaaggtgagggtggcgaggaggaggaggtagcAGAAGGAGAAACTGCAGAAGATGATGCCTTGGAAGGAGAAACAGCAGGAGACGCAGCGGAGGAGGCAGTGGAAGAAACAGACGAGGTCACAGAAGACACA CAGGCCCATGCAGATGAGGAAGAACAG gaAGAAGCTGATGAGGACAGG GAGGAAGAGGATTTGCAGTCAGAG GAGGAAGAAGAACTACGGCAGCTTGAG GAAGAAGAAGAGGCTGAAGTACAAGAG gaagaagaagacgatgaGGAAGAAACACAG GGAGAAGAGGCTGAGTAG
- the sh3bgr gene encoding SH3 domain-binding glutamic acid-rich protein isoform X29, giving the protein MVIKVFLASSSGSTAIKKKQQDVVGFLEALKVEYAQLDIACNEENRMWMRQNVPQEKKPANGIPLPPQIFNEESYCGDYDTFFDAKEDNSVYAFLGLPPPPGSKEAELADKAHILENGTHAEETNGEENLDDSIEVPVEERNGDAHGEEEQAAEEEEEEEGEGGEEEEVAEGETAEDDALEGETAGDAAEEAVEETDEAHADEEEQEEADEDREEEDDEEETQGEEAE; this is encoded by the exons ATGGTTATTAAAGTCTTCCTCGCCTCTTCGTCGGGATCCACTGCG ATCAAGAAGAAGCAGCAGGATGTGGTGGGCTTCTTGGAGGCTCTTAAGGTGGAGTACGCTCAGCTGGACATCGCCTGCAACGAGGAGAACCGCATGTGGATGAGGCAGAACGTCCCACAGGAGAAGAAGCCCGCCAATGGCATCCCCCTGCCCCCTCAGATCTTCAACGAAGAGAGCTACTGTGGG gACTATGACACATTTTTTGATGCCAAGGAAGACAACTCCGTGTATGCCTTCTTGGGACTCCCTCCTCCACCTGGGTCAAag GAAGCAGAGCTAGCTGACAAGGCCCACATTTTGGAAAACGGGACCCATGCTGAGGAAACTAACGGAGAGGAAAACCTTGATGATTCAATA GAGGTTCCTGTGGAGGAGCGTAATGGGGATGCACACGGAGAGGAGGAGCAGgcagctgaggaggaggaggaggaggaaggtgagggtggcgaggaggaggaggtagcAGAAGGAGAAACTGCAGAAGATGATGCCTTGGAAGGAGAAACAGCAGGAGACGCAGCGGAGGAGGCAGTGGAAGAAACAGACGAG GCCCATGCAGATGAGGAAGAACAG gaAGAAGCTGATGAGGACAGG gaagaagaagacgatgaGGAAGAAACACAG GGAGAAGAGGCTGAGTAG
- the sh3bgr gene encoding SH3 domain-binding glutamic acid-rich protein isoform X10, whose amino-acid sequence MVIKVFLASSSGSTAIKKKQQDVVGFLEALKVEYAQLDIACNEENRMWMRQNVPQEKKPANGIPLPPQIFNEESYCGDYDTFFDAKEDNSVYAFLGLPPPPGSKEAELADKAHILENGTHAEETNGEENLDDSIEVPVEERNGDAHGEEEQAAEEEEEEEGEGGEEEEVAEGETAEDDALEGETAGDAAEEAVEETDEAHADEEEQEEADEDREEEELRQLEEEEEAEVQEEEEDDEEETQGEEAE is encoded by the exons ATGGTTATTAAAGTCTTCCTCGCCTCTTCGTCGGGATCCACTGCG ATCAAGAAGAAGCAGCAGGATGTGGTGGGCTTCTTGGAGGCTCTTAAGGTGGAGTACGCTCAGCTGGACATCGCCTGCAACGAGGAGAACCGCATGTGGATGAGGCAGAACGTCCCACAGGAGAAGAAGCCCGCCAATGGCATCCCCCTGCCCCCTCAGATCTTCAACGAAGAGAGCTACTGTGGG gACTATGACACATTTTTTGATGCCAAGGAAGACAACTCCGTGTATGCCTTCTTGGGACTCCCTCCTCCACCTGGGTCAAag GAAGCAGAGCTAGCTGACAAGGCCCACATTTTGGAAAACGGGACCCATGCTGAGGAAACTAACGGAGAGGAAAACCTTGATGATTCAATA GAGGTTCCTGTGGAGGAGCGTAATGGGGATGCACACGGAGAGGAGGAGCAGgcagctgaggaggaggaggaggaggaaggtgagggtggcgaggaggaggaggtagcAGAAGGAGAAACTGCAGAAGATGATGCCTTGGAAGGAGAAACAGCAGGAGACGCAGCGGAGGAGGCAGTGGAAGAAACAGACGAG GCCCATGCAGATGAGGAAGAACAG gaAGAAGCTGATGAGGACAGG GAGGAAGAAGAACTACGGCAGCTTGAG GAAGAAGAAGAGGCTGAAGTACAAGAG gaagaagaagacgatgaGGAAGAAACACAG GGAGAAGAGGCTGAGTAG